The Humulus lupulus chromosome 3, drHumLupu1.1, whole genome shotgun sequence genome window below encodes:
- the LOC133822198 gene encoding uncharacterized protein LOC133822198 yields MATDAETANVNGSLCLKRKRPPSIEIPNALGEIRIENSTPRNDGVSFGDIGVGVFSRKGKKKFMEDTHKIASFLQENASKRFFGVYDGHGGKKAAEFVAEHLHNNVLEMMKNCAEKEEGVKAGYLKTDQDFLKQDMCSGACCVTAVIEEGNEVIVSNVGDCRAVLCRGGAAEALTKDHRAELEEERNRIEAKGGYVEIHRGAWRVHGILTVSRSIGDAHLKEWVLAEPETKILQLTPDMEFLVLASDGLWEQVRNQEAVDTVKRMLCSVEKKLGPSGDYKENDYCEYGRVNVSPSSKLRRVSLVKQAKGISSYKKTSNNGLNESEHDYVIENESSPSKSRRISLARRVNMKMESPTKENNNVFISSKKRADSSGLVAACKELVNLAVSRGSLDDITVMIIDLNQFRLNNNLIPACFSSGERPQADDPAAVIRSGQSVFMSVYRTKIAGQCRLITITWCKNLLLRGLSVSIQGVQEEDDEQYQCKVELKPWYFWRKNGDKQFVLDGTIVNVAWDLKAAKFNGETEPQSDYYVAIVCEEEVVLLVGDMKKDAFRKTGCRPSLIDPILVSRKEHLFGKRKFSTRVKFHEKANAHEILIECNNSIIPSYDNTTGMISTGSDPELEVQVDGKQVLHVKHLQWKFRGNESVFVSKTKVEVYWDVHDWLFSSGTRQGMFIFSPISSSASSSSSSSSLSSSIDHHDQVMSSTELGECDNNVDGSSRFSLFVYAWKVE; encoded by the exons ATGGCCACGGATGCTGAAACTGCCAATGTTAATGGTTCCCTCTGTTTGAAGCGGAAAAGACCCCCCAGTATTGAGATACCAAACGCCTTGGGAGAGATTCGAATCGAGAATTCTACTCCCCGGAACGATGGAGTCTCTTTTGGGGATATTGGAGTTGGGGTTTTCTCCCGTAAAGGCAAGAAAAAGTTCATGGAAGACACTCACAAGATAGCTTCTTTCTTACAAGAAAATGCCAGCAAA AGATTCTTTGGGGTGTATGATGGACATGGTGGTAAGAAGGCTGCGGAGTTTGTAGCAGAGCATTTGCACAACAATGTTCTTGAAATGATGAAGAATTGTGCTGAGAAAGAGGAAGGCGTTAAAGCTGGGTATCTCAAAACAGACCAAGACTTCTTGAAGCAG GATATGTGCAGTGGTGCCTGCTGCGTCACAGCTGTAATTGAAGAAGGGAATGAGGTTATAGTTTCAAACGTGGGAGATTGCAGGGCTGTTCTTTGTAgaggtggagcagctgaagctcttACAAAAGATCACAGAGCGGAACTAGAAGAAGAACGAAATAGAATAGAAGCCAAG GGAGGATATGTGGAGATTCATAGAGGAGCATGGAGAGTTCATGGGATACTTACTGTTTCTAGAAGTATTGGAGACGCTCATTTAAAGGAGTGGGTGCTAGCTGAGCCTGAAACCAAGATTCTGCAGCTCACACCAGACATGGAGTTTCTTGTTTTGGCCTCGGATGGACTGTGGGAACAG GTTCGCAACCAAGAAGCCGTAGATACAGTTAAACGAATGTTATGTTCAGTTGAGAAAAAATTGGGACCCTCCGGAGATTATAAAGAGAATGATTATTGTGAATATGGCCGTGTTAACGTGAGCCCTTCATCAAAGTTACGTAGGGTTTCTCTTGTTAAGCAAGCGAAAGGGATAAGCAGCTACAAGAAGACAAGTAATAATGGATTGAATGAAAGTGAACATGATTATGTCATTGAAAATGAAAGCTCTCCATCAAAATCACGAAGAATATCTCTGGCTAGGCGAGTAAACATGAAGATGGAATCTCCCACAAAGGAGAATAATAATGTGTTTATTAGTAGTAAGAAGAGAGCTGACTCTAGTGGACTCGTAGCTGCTTGTAAGGAGCTTGTGAATCTGGCTGTAAGCAGGGGTAGTCTGGATGATATTACTGTGATGATAATTGATCTAAATCAGTTCAGACTCAACAACAACC TAATCCCAGCTTGTTTTTCATCTGGCGAGAGGCCACAGGCCGATGATCCAGCCGCCGTGATAAGGTCAGGCCAGAGTGTCTTCATGTCAGTGTATAGAACAAAGATAGCTGGTCAGTGTCGTTTGATCACTATCACTTGGTGCAAGAATTTGCTTCTGAGAGGCCTCTCAGTTTCAATCCAGGGAGTGCAAGAAGAAGACGACGAACAGTACCAGTGCAAGGTTGAGCTGAAGCCATGGTACTTCTGGAGAAAAAATGGTGACAAGCAGTTTGTTCTTGATGGCACGATTGTTAATGTCGCTTGGGACCTGAAAGCTGCAAAGTTCAATGGCGAAACCGAGCCTCAATCAGATTACTATGTCGCcattgtttgtgaagaagaagtgGTTTTACTAGTTGGTGATATGAAGAAAGATGCCTTTAGAAAAACGGGTTGTCGTCCTTCTTTGATAGACCCCATCTTGGTCTCTAGAAAAGAGCATTTGTTCGGGAAAAGGAAGTTTTCAACGAGAGTTAAGTTTCATGAGAAGGCAAACGCTCATGAAATCTTGATCGAGTGTAACAACAGCATCATACCCAGTTATGATAACACAACAGGGATGATCAGTACCGGGTCGGATCCTGAGTTGGAAGTCCAGGTAGATGGGAAGCAAGTTCTTCATGTCAAACATCTCCAATGGAAGTTCAGAGGTAATGAGTCAGTTTTTGTTAGTAAAACTAAGGTTGAAGTTTATTGGGATGTTCATGATTGGCTATTCAGCTCTGGTACTAGACAGGGCATGTTTATATTTAGTCCCATATCATCGTCAGcatcatcatcttcatcttcatcttcattaAGTTCGAGTATTGACCATCATGATCAAGTGATGAGTTCTACTGAGTTAGGAGAGTGTGATAAcaacgttgatgggtcatctagaTTTTCTTTGTTTGTCTATGCTTGGAAAGTGGAATAG
- the LOC133822199 gene encoding GDSL esterase/lipase At3g26430-like, translated as MESQSFSGASVLIIFRVVLLIWVALAQSVGAKTDDGWCHFPAIFNFGDSNSDTGGLSAAFGQAPFPNGETYFHTPSGRYSDGRLVIDFIAEKLGLPHLSAYLDSLGSSFSHGANFATAGSTIRPQNTTISQSGYSPISLDVQFVQFTDFRSRTLNLRKKGHQFEKLLPREEDFSKALYTFDIGQNDLTAGYKLNLTTEQVKAYVPDVLSQFSKVIKGVYGLGGRSFWIHNTGPVGCLPYVLDRFLVTAAQIDKFGCATPFNDVAQFFNSKLKSTVAQLRKDLPLAAITYVDVYSVKYTLISQAKKFGFEHPLVACCGHGGKYNYNRFNKCGSKKIIKGKEIVTAKSCADPTVKIIWDGTHFTEAANKLIFNHIANGSFSDPPIPLEISCHIRDQ; from the exons ATGGAATCTCAATCCTTCTCAGGAGCAAGTGTTCTTATTATATTTAGAGTGGTGCTGCTAATATGGGTGGCTTTGGCTCAAAGTGTTGGGGCAAAAACTGATGATGGGTGGTGCCATTTTCCGGCCATATTCAACTTTGGAGACTCAAATTCAGACACAGGTGGTCTCTCAGCTGCATTTGGACAAGCCCCTTTTCCCAATGGAGAGACCTATTTCCACACTCCTTCTGGACGCTACTCTGATGGTCGTCTTGTCATTGATTTCATTG CTGAGAAGTTGGGATTACCTCATCTCAGTGCTTACTTGGATTCATTGGGGTCGAGCTTCAGCCATGGAGCCAACTTTGCCACTGCTGGATCAACCATTAGACCTCAAAACACAACCATTTCCCAGAGTGGCTATAGTCCAATTTCCTTAGATGTCCAATTTGTTCAATTCACAGATTTTCGTAGCAGAACCTTAAATCTTCGCAAGAAAG GACATCAATTTGAGAAATTGTTACCCAGGGAAGAGGACTTTTCTAAGGCCCTATACACTTTTGACATTGGCCAAAATGATCTCACTGCTGGTTACAAACTCAACCTGACCACTGAACAAGTTAAGGCTTATGTTCCTGATGTGCTGAGTCAATTTTCTAAAGTTATAAAG GGTGTTTATGGTCTAGGTGGAAGATCATTTTGGATACACAACACAGGCCCAGTGGGCTGTCTACCTTATGTTTTGGACCGGTTCCTTGTGACAGCAGCCCAAATCGATAAATTTGGCTGTGCTACTCCATTCAATGATGTGGCCCAATTTTTCAATAGTAAACTAAAATCAACTGTGGCCCAACTCAGGAAAGATCTCCCATTGGCTGCAATCACCTATGTGGATGTCTACTCAGTTAAGTACACCCTCATCAGCCAAGCAAAGAAATTTG GATTTGAGCATCCACTTGTGGCATGTTGTGGCCATGGTGGAAAGTATAATTATAATAGATTCAACAAGTGTGGGAGCAAGAAAATTATCAAAGGCAAAGAGATTGTGACTGCAAAATCATGTGCCGATCCGACGGTCAAGATTATTTGGGATGGGACTCATTTCACTGAGGCAGCTAACAAGTTGATATTCAACCACATTGCTAATGGTTCATTTTCTGACCCACCAATTCCATTGGAAATATCCTGCCATATTAGGGACCAATGA